GGGCGGCCAATCGGTCCGGTCTGGGTCAGTTCGAGACGTGCTTTTTGTTCGTGTTGGGTTCGGGCTTCGAGTTCCTGGCGTGAAAAACCGTCTATCTGAGCCGGGTTTTCCTGGAGCGAATATCGAGGCAGAAATATGCCTTCGTCAACTGCTATCAATCGCGAAACTGGCGCCAGCACTGGTTCTTCACCTGGAAACTGAATGCGAATCACCGGCGGCTCGACTCCGCCAAACGGGTCATAGCGGTCAGGCTGGACAATTCGAACCCACAGATATGGCCCGGAAAATCCGGTTTCGTTAATGGAAAAAGGCCCGCCAAACCGCAAGTTTCCATAATCGCGGTACGGCGGAAGGACCGCATCCCGGTTGAGCGCTTCCGGGAACCCGGTTTGCAATTCAAAGGTGACATGGTAGTGACGCTTCGGAGCCTGGCGATAGGCACCCGGCACAAAGGGATTGAAATGGCCTGGATCCGGAACAATGTCTTCATCCAGAAGCACCACGTCCTGGATTCCCCGTCCATCCCCAATCACCGGAAAGTTGGTGTCAGACGGAGCGTTCACCCCGATACTGAAAAACCGGGCATGCGGAAAATCGCCTTCAATCAATAGTTTGGTGCCTTCAGGCAATGCCCGGTCATACCGCCAGATCAAATAGGTGGTGTCAGGGGGCTTGCCCAATGGATGCCGGACAAAGTCCCAGTTCCGTGGATTTTCACACAAGAGTTTCATCCACTGGGCTCGCGGATTATGGGCCCCAACCCATTGAATCACCTGATCTTCATATCGAACAGGCGTATCAGGCCAGTTAATCTGATCTGGCGTCGAGGTATCAGTTTCACCCCATCGCCCTGGAACCGGCGGAGACTCTGAACTCAAAATCGCCAGCCCCACGGGGCCACTTTCATGTGACTGGTTAAATAACCCACCAGCCACAAGCTGGTTATTCCAGACCGTCAAGCCTTCAACCGAGTTGTTCAACCCGCGTCCAAGCGGCGCCCAGGTTTCGCCATCCCAGGTGGCAACTCGCCGGAGGTACTGGTCGCCAATGCCTCGAAAATTCCCGCCACAGACCAGCTTTCCATCAAACACGGTCAAACATCGGCCTTTGTCTGCCAGCCCAGCACCGACTGGTGACCAGCGCTGGCCATTCCACCGGGCAATATACCGGGCCGGGCTGCCTCCCGTGGTTTGAAAATCACCTGTGGCATAGAGTTCGCCGTTGTATTCAGTCAGTCCATAGACCGCATCATCGAGACCATTGCCTAACGGAGACCAGACACTGCCATTCCAGCGGGCAATATTTGACGCCGCCACACCGCCGGCCACAGTAAATTTCCCGGCGGCAATCAATTCGCCCCGAAAGACCCCAAGCGCAAACACTTTTCCATCCAGCCCGGTACCCAGCGGACGCCAGAATGAGTTATTCCACTGAGCAATAAATTTGACATCAACCGAACCAGCCCGTGAAAACTCGCCTCCCGCAATCAACACCGGAGGTCCACCAGGCGGCGTGTATGAAATCAATGTTCGCACCGCGCTGTTGGTGCCTTCGGCCACGGCTGACCAGCTCGAACCATTCCAGCGGGCAATATAAAACAGGTTTTGATCGCCAGCCCGCAAGAAAACGCCTCCGGCATACAACTCACCCTGATACACGGCCAGGGCTTCGGCGGGGCCGTCAATGCCCCCAGCCATCGAGTTCCAGCGGGTGCCATCATAGCGGGCAATCCGGTTGACCCGTGTTCCATCAATTGAGCTAAATCCACCAATGGCAATCAATTCGCCATTGTACACACTGAGGTTTTCAACGCTGCTGCTGGCAATCCCAAGCGGTTTCCAGGTTTCAGCCAAACACAAACTTGACAGAATGACAGAATGACAGAGTGACAAAATGACCAGATTGAGAGGGACCAGGAAACGAGCGGGCTCAAGATGGAAAACAGACTTCAGTGTGTGCATAAAAATGGTTCAAAGCGCCGACAAGTCAGCGCACTCCAAAAATTATTCCCATTCAATCGTAGCTGGTGGTTTCGAGGAAATATCGTACACAACCCGGTTAATGCCGCGAACTTCCGAGACAATCCGGCTTGAAATCCGATGCAGCACGTCATAGGGCAGCCGGACCCAATCCGCCGTCATTCCATCCTGACTTTCCACCGCTCGAATCGCAACCGTGTATTCATAGGTTCGTTCGTCGCCCATCACGCCGACACTCTGAACCGGAAGCAACACAGCGAATGCCTGCCAGATTGATTCATACAACCCGGCCTGGCGGATTTCCTGTTCGACAATCCGGTCAGCTTTCTGAAGCAGAAACACGCGGTCCAGGGTGACTTCACCCACAATGCGAACCGCGAGTCCCGGCCCAGGAAAGGGCTGGCGGGTGATGAAAATCTCAGGAATCCCAAGTTCCCTCCCAAGCGCCCGAACTTCGTCTTTAAACAACTCCCGGAGTGGTTCCACCAGCTTTAAATGCAGTGTGTCAGGCAGGCCGCCAACGTTGTGATGGCTTTTAATCACGGCGGAGGGGCCTTTGACTGAAACTGATTCAATCACATCGGGATAGAGCGTTCCCTGCACCAGAAAATCAATTGTGCCAAGCTTCTGAGCTTCATCCTGAAAGACTTCGATAAATTCGCGGCCAATGATTTTTCGCTTTCGCTCGGGGTCGGAAACGCCGGCCAGGGCTGACAAAAACCGATCACCGGCTGGAATGCCACGCACGTTGAGATGGAGCCCAGTCCGGAAAGTTTCCAGGACGTCTTCATATTCGTTTAAGCGCAGCACGCCATTGTCAACAAACAGGCAGGTCAACCGGTGACCAATCGCTTTTGAAACCAGCACGGCGGCCACGGTTGAGTCTACGCCACCTGACAGACCACAGACGGCGTGACCGTCACCAACCTGCTCGCGGATGGCTTCCACGGCCTGTTCGATAAAGCCGCGCATGGTCCAGTTCGGATTGATACCGGCAATCTCCACCAAAAAATTCCGCAAAATGTCTTTTCCGTGAGGCGTGTGGACAACTTCCGGGTG
This genomic stretch from Acidobacteriota bacterium harbors:
- the guaA gene encoding glutamine-hydrolyzing GMP synthase — encoded protein: MLHTETVIILDFGSQYTQLIGRRVRELNIYCEILPFHTSLDAIKAKNPRAIILSGGPSSVYGAGAPHCSPELLNLGVPVLGICYGMQILAYFLDGKVESSNRREFGAADIQVETESRLFAGLPRQFPVWMSHGDHVTAAPSGFTVSATSSNALGAMEDPNRGLYAIQFHPEVVHTPHGKDILRNFLVEIAGINPNWTMRGFIEQAVEAIREQVGDGHAVCGLSGGVDSTVAAVLVSKAIGHRLTCLFVDNGVLRLNEYEDVLETFRTGLHLNVRGIPAGDRFLSALAGVSDPERKRKIIGREFIEVFQDEAQKLGTIDFLVQGTLYPDVIESVSVKGPSAVIKSHHNVGGLPDTLHLKLVEPLRELFKDEVRALGRELGIPEIFITRQPFPGPGLAVRIVGEVTLDRVFLLQKADRIVEQEIRQAGLYESIWQAFAVLLPVQSVGVMGDERTYEYTVAIRAVESQDGMTADWVRLPYDVLHRISSRIVSEVRGINRVVYDISSKPPATIEWE